agtctaaaaTCCACCACTGGATGAAGAAACCATAGAAGACCGACTTGTTTCCATATCTCCTTCACTGACCAAACAGATGGGTAATCCAATTCTAGACCGCTGGGGGGTAATGTAGCACATATAGAAGTTGGCTTATAGCTCATAACATGCTATCTGTTCTTGCAGGCAACCTCCTGAAGAAATTAAGTGGAACTGAAGGTAGATTATGACGAAACCTTGGATGTCTCAACACATAAAATCCTGTGAGAAGGGCCACAACTTGGAAAGGTGTAACATACAGAAATATTGCAGCAACCAGAcagaaaatcaaaaacaaagcAGTGGCTCTTGGGTCTCGCCAACTAAGCAAAGATTGCAGCCTCTCCCCTTGAGTTGCCAAGTCACCAACCACAGTCTGAATCCTCCCTGCAACACTTCTCAGACGATCATATCTCATCCTCACAATATCAGTAGGCCGGGAAGTTGGGAATGTATCAAATTCTTCATCTAGCTCATCAGGATGAGCACTATCTGCACAAGACAGACGAGTGTCCATATGGGGAGGGTGCCTTGGCCTCCATCTGTAGTACCAAACCCCAATCAAGAAAAGGTATAGAAAAATTGTGGGTAGAATAAGCTCCGGATACACGaccaatattaaaaataaaatgtgaaTGAGAACAGTTGTGATGGGGTTCTTCCAATTGCATGTCTGGTCAAACCATTTTACCACAGCAATTAACCCACTCAAAACTCCCATAATCCTGAAAAAATTAGCTTTGCTTCTTCTCATGCTCCACATATGGGAATCCATATCCAGCATATATTCAACGACCTCTTTCCTCAATGGTGGCTCAGCACGGGTTAGCCTTGCTGAGACAATCTGAGTGGCATGGTGCCTCAACCTATCGAGCTGAGGAATGGGTATTGGATAAAGATAGTGCATTTTTGGCAACAGTGGTTGAGAATACATCTGCATCATATTGAGCAAAGATGAGCAAGTAAACCTCACAGCCAAATGAATTTCACCCATCTTCTTCACCCCACTTGGATGTAAAACCAGAAGTGGATATGAGTGTGTGTAAACACGATCAGTTTCTAGAGTGGATAGACGAACCCTTACCTTTCCAATCTTTGAATCCTTTACCCCTTCAGCCTTTGCCCCATGCAAATGACAGTTATCAAATACCCCTATAGTTATGACAGTACATGGGTCATAAACTTCCCAAGTATATTGCTCATTCCACTTGGGGTTAAAGCTATCTATAATTGTCCTGGTCCGCACCCATTTCTGCCCATATTTGGCCACACAATAAGCATCTGTAGTTCCACGCCCATCTTTGATCTTCATGGGCAACAATTCATGGGCATTCAAAACCCCCAATTCCAGAACCCCAATGGTGGGCTTCCACAACTGTTTCCCTGTTGGCCTAAGATCACTGCTGTAGTGTGTGGATTCATCCAAAACATGATAACCACCATCCAGACAGATTCTTGTATGAAGCCTGCTAGCAAACTTGGCTTCTTTCTTCTTCTGTTCTGCATCTACAAAATGCCACTCGAGATTATGCCACCGAGTATTGACAGCTTTATGATCTAATCTCCTCTCCACATAGTGCAAAGAAATCAGACACTTCCCCAAAACCTCATCCTTGTTGGGAGCAACCCTGTCCACCACACTTAAAATCAATGGCTCTTCAAAAGGTTCTGCCGCTACAAACACGAGATCCTCATTCCACAGCATATTGCCATTCCTGCTCTGAGCAATCCTAGTTTTCAAAAGTTGATTTCCAAGTTCAGCCTTCACAAAAACCTCTGCGTACCTGCCTTTCTCACTTGGCTGCAAGTCCTGGGCTTCAATTACATTAACCCTAAGATACCAAAGCTTAGGTGAAAGATAAACCTTTGATCGAATGTTTGCAAGACCATCACTGCTGCTAACCCCTGCTGCATCTGAATGCCAAGCTTCAGGAAATGCTTCATCTGCTTGAGTACCCATCCAAACAGCCAACATCAACTCTCCCTTAACCTTATTCTCCCCCCtcttatattcaagtttataccACTGTGGTGCCAGAGGACTATCTGGGGGTACCCTTTTCGGGATCTCATTGAGATCAAAAAGAACACGACCCATAAAATCATCTTTCACAGCATCTTTATCTTTCAGTATAACCTCAAGGTAAGAAGCTTGAATTCTGTCCTTTGAGAATGCAAAGACTTGGTTCCACTCAGGGTTCAAATTTTTCTCAAAGTGGTGGGTTGTACCCTTGTAATTTCCAAGCTTCACTTCAACATAAGGATCACAGCCACCTGTGACATCCTTCGCAGGCAAATCTTTGGCCTTGACGACACGGACATATAGATACTGCATCTGCTCAACAAGGTCATGTGTGCTAGTGAGCTTATCACCAGCCACCCTTCCTCCTCCAAGATGAGGAGATGTTGGCTTCAGGGCAAAGTCATCAGGTGGTGGTCTCATCATTTTGTGGTCTCCCAACAAAAACAAAGGAAACTACAAACAAgcggaagtttgaagaaaaggcCGAACGTTACAGAAGGCAAAACTGACGAGTCTGATACTTCTACTAGAACAGCCCCAAGAAACTAAAAGGTCAGAATATGTACAGACTAAAGAAAACCAAAAATGGAGCCTCTCAAAGTAAGACAATCCTTGAGATGAGACTGTGAatcacaaagagagagagagagagagagagagaggtgaaaaGTTTGAGGATGCACTAAAATAGAACTCTGAAGAAACAGGGCTTTAAATTTGGGAGAGCTTGAGCATTTGAAACGAGGGCAAATGAAGATAAAACACGGTTTATGTAATTAAACTGAAGTCCTAGATCCACGACAAACAAAAAGTTCGAAGGTTCAAAATCGGAAATTAGCTCAAGAACCGTCGTCCGAAAAATCCAAAGTCGGAGCTTCAGATCCAAATGCGTCAAACCTGAAAAAATATCCCAACCCACAAAGCATGAAATACAATCAATCTACTCAAAACTTGTCACGGCTTCTTCTTCTAGAACTCCTAAACCTATAGTAATGATGATAAAAAGAAAGAACAACATTCTAGCCAAGAGAAACAGAGTACCAGTGCTATAAGGACTATGTAAGTAAGCACATTCACGCAAAGAACAAAAAACTCTTTAGAAAAAGTTCACATAAACCCTAGAAACATCAATGCGGTTCATTCAAAGCCTAAAAGCAGAAGATACAAAAAGcaaaagcagagagagagagagagagagaatgtacCTCTAGGACCAATGCAGACTGAAACGGATTCATCAAACACTTCTATTGGCTATCAGAGAGGAATCATCGGATTACAGCAACGAAAATGAGACCGATTCTCGGGAATCAAAAGTGATAAATGAAGCCATATGAAGCGAGCATAAAGAGAAAAGccaaatggagagagagagagagagagagagagagagagagagagagagagagagagctctttGGAAGGATCTGAATCGGTAGGGAAATACAAAGgagccttctctctctctcccctccccCCCGGGGCTCTCATGAACCTTTTTGACTCGTGAACCTCAGTTTACAGGATTCAGAAACAATGGGAGGCCTCCTCCCTCCCAAAAACTCACGCGTGCGAACGCTCTTCTCCGACTCTTCTCGCACGTGCGAGCGCCTTCTCTAAAAATCCCGGctatttcaatttttcaaaattttaaaagttcgctgcagatttttttttttttacttttttttttttttttttttttttgtggttggAGTCTTGGAGAGAGATTAGAGACATAATGCATTCCACTCGAGCATAATCAAGTCAAATCGAGGATGGGTCGAATTCAAATAACTTATGAGTGAACTTgactaaactcaaaaaaaatgaatcgtaaaaaatacaaataatataacattacTCAACCAATAATATGACATTACTCAaccttatttaaaattttatgaattaattacAATTTTGTGAATTAATTGCAAATTAACTCTTGGTTGTGTTGGGAGAGTAAGTTTCGATgattaattttagaattttgcaCTCCATTTTGTtccgaaaaatataaatttaagctCTTAAGTACATAATTAAAAGAACTTGTATGCTTTTGAAGTTGGATGGGAAGTGGGTAATTAATAAGGGCGATCACGAGAGATTTATTGTAAAACCTTTATAATTAAGTAACACCGAGTAAAAAAagatttgtaattattattttcaaCTGAGTATAAGTATAAAAGCACGGGAAAAGGTGAGTGGAAAAACATACTCAGATAAATAATTAAGCATGTAAAGAAATTTTCACATTGGCAAGAGAGTATATTTGGCGGgtacatgaggttaaagttaaagaatttgaaaattttaagttgaaTTTAATTTGATAGTTTAATATAAAGTGACAAATATAATGATAATGAAGCGTgatttattgagaatcacgggtttcatagAAGGTAAATTTTCAGTTACATATTTGGATGCCCCTTTAATATCTGGAAAATTGTCTTATAGGACATTGGAGCCTTTTATAGaaaagattagaaagaaaattgtatggtGAAAATCTAAGTTGATCTCGTAaagtggaagattgattttataaagacatgtgttgtctagcatgcttATATATTTGATATCTGTTATTAAGGTTttgcaggtcacatattctcgcattaactcttttctttctaattttttatggggagaggtaaaagataaaaggaagattcattaacgcttttgggggaaaatttgtaaacctacctcggaagggggtctgGGCCTAAAAGATCTTAAGAAAGTTcataaatctcttctcatgaaatttacCTTCGGATTGCTCACCTCTAACAATTTGTGGACAGGTTTTTTCAaggctaaatattgcagaaatgatcatctattaataaggaaggggagatcAAATGACTCTCGACTCTGGAAATCAATTATGaccaccattccagaagttatggatagtGTTAAgattttggtgagaggtgagaactcttctttttggttcgacaggtggcCGTCATCAGGCCCGTTAGCTGTGAGCActaaggatattttgaacaaaaaACTGTATATTAAGGATTGTTGGttgaataataattggaactctgatttagtactgtAATTGGTTAGTACTGATAAAACAATGGAAATTTTGCACCAAGTGCCGACGGGTAAAAGTGgacaggatatttttgtctggaagcctgcccctgacggtaatttttctacaaaaacggtTTGGGAGGTAGTAAGGAGCAGAAGTggtaattttgtgtggaatgactagTTTTGGCATTCTTTTTTGCCTAGAAaaaatctcaatgtgtttatggagagtttggtttagatgtttggctgtagatgatagaacTTAGGCCAAAAGAATATCGATgacttcggcttgtgattgctacgttcaaagaagtcaggaaaacattgattatattctttctttaggtgaggtggcttcaaaggtttggcatcgggctagtgtggcgttggggattcctttccaacgatcccttc
This Malania oleifera isolate guangnan ecotype guangnan chromosome 11, ASM2987363v1, whole genome shotgun sequence DNA region includes the following protein-coding sequences:
- the LOC131167677 gene encoding FT-interacting protein 3-like, with product MMRPPPDDFALKPTSPHLGGGRVAGDKLTSTHDLVEQMQYLYVRVVKAKDLPAKDVTGGCDPYVEVKLGNYKGTTHHFEKNLNPEWNQVFAFSKDRIQASYLEVILKDKDAVKDDFMGRVLFDLNEIPKRVPPDSPLAPQWYKLEYKRGENKVKGELMLAVWMGTQADEAFPEAWHSDAAGVSSSDGLANIRSKVYLSPKLWYLRVNVIEAQDLQPSEKGRYAEVFVKAELGNQLLKTRIAQSRNGNMLWNEDLVFVAAEPFEEPLILSVVDRVAPNKDEVLGKCLISLHYVERRLDHKAVNTRWHNLEWHFVDAEQKKKEAKFASRLHTRICLDGGYHVLDESTHYSSDLRPTGKQLWKPTIGVLELGVLNAHELLPMKIKDGRGTTDAYCVAKYGQKWVRTRTIIDSFNPKWNEQYTWEVYDPCTVITIGVFDNCHLHGAKAEGVKDSKIGKVRVRLSTLETDRVYTHSYPLLVLHPSGVKKMGEIHLAVRFTCSSLLNMMQMYSQPLLPKMHYLYPIPIPQLDRLRHHATQIVSARLTRAEPPLRKEVVEYMLDMDSHMWSMRRSKANFFRIMGVLSGLIAVVKWFDQTCNWKNPITTVLIHILFLILVVYPELILPTIFLYLFLIGVWYYRWRPRHPPHMDTRLSCADSAHPDELDEEFDTFPTSRPTDIVRMRYDRLRSVAGRIQTVVGDLATQGERLQSLLSWRDPRATALFLIFCLVAAIFLYVTPFQVVALLTGFYVLRHPRFRHNLPSVPLNFFRRLPARTDSML